TGATGCGCCCCATGAGCCAGTCGGATGAAAAGGCCGCTTGCCCCAAGTGCGGTAAGCCAGCCGCGCGCGCCATCTCGCGCTTTTCCTGCCTGGCCAAGGATGACACCGGCTACACCGCCCCCATCGGCGGGAGCTCCTGTGGCGGGTGCAGCTCTTCCTCCTGCGGCACCTGCGGCTCAGGCTAGGATTTCTCAGTTCCACTT
The genomic region above belongs to Dehalococcoidia bacterium and contains:
- a CDS encoding zinc ribbon domain-containing protein — protein: MPIYEYICPKCSSKFELMRPMSQSDEKAACPKCGKPAARAISRFSCLAKDDTGYTAPIGGSSCGGCSSSSCGTCGSG